One Falsihalocynthiibacter arcticus DNA segment encodes these proteins:
- a CDS encoding nuclear transport factor 2 family protein, protein MKWIEKSMHPLCMQAGHYNGQYEFFDCAEFIKSLEVKVMKPPRIPYDAEIISIDMTGDIAVVKVEDDCFGTTFTDYFSLIKSEGRWQIVMKIFLGHANA, encoded by the coding sequence ATGAAATGGATAGAGAAATCGATGCATCCGCTTTGCATGCAGGCTGGCCATTATAACGGCCAATATGAGTTCTTCGATTGCGCGGAGTTCATCAAGTCGCTTGAGGTCAAAGTCATGAAACCGCCCAGGATACCCTACGATGCTGAAATAATCTCGATTGATATGACTGGCGATATCGCCGTCGTGAAGGTTGAGGATGATTGTTTTGGGACGACCTTCACCGATTACTTCTCGCTGATCAAGAGTGAGGGACGGTGGCAAATTGTTATGAAAATTTTCTTAGGTCATGCCAATGCGTAA